Proteins encoded together in one Penaeus vannamei isolate JL-2024 chromosome 9, ASM4276789v1, whole genome shotgun sequence window:
- the LOC138862585 gene encoding mucin-2-like: protein MPVIESKKRASSTSTQTTIISSTTTPTEAQTTTFSLTTTEAVTTNVAANTTEAPTTTAAPSTTEAPSTTEAPTTTKAATTTKVPTTFEAPTTTEAVTTTAALTTTEAPTTTEAPTTTEAPTTTEAPSTTEAPTTTEALTTTEAPTTTETPTNTVAPTTSEAPTTTEAPTTTEAPTTTEAPTTTEAPTTTDAPTTTKTPTTTAAPTTTDSPTTSEAPTTTEAPTTTEAPTTTDSLTTSEAPTTTGAPTTTEAPTTTDAPTTTEASTTTEAPTTTEAPKTTEAPTTTEAPTTTEVPTTTESPTTTEAPTTTEVPTTTEAPTTTEAPTTTEAPTTSEAPTTTDAPTTTEAPTTTEAPTTTEAPTTTESPTTTEAPTTTEAPTTTEAPTTTESPTTTEAPTTTEAPTTTEAPTTTESPTTTEVPTTTESPTTTEVPTTIEAPTTTEAPTTTEAPTTTEAPTTTEAPTTTEAPTTTEAPTTTEAQTTTEAPTSTEAPTTPTTTEAPTTTEAPTTTKVPTTTEAPTTTEAPTTTEAPTTTEAPTTTEAPTTTETPTTTEAPTTTEAPTTTEAPTTTEAPTTTEIPTTTEAPTTTEAPTTTEAQTTTETPTTTEAPTTTEAPTTTEAPTTTEAPTTTEAPTTTEAPTTTEAATTTAAPNTTEALTTTAAPRTTEAPTTTEAPTTTEAPTTTEAPTTTEAPTTTEAPTTTEAPTTTESLTTTEAPTTTEAPTTTEAPTTTEAPTTTEAPTTTEAPTTTEAPTTTEAQTTTEAPTSTEAPTTPTTTEAPTTTEAPTTTKVPTTTEAPTTTEAPTTTEAPTTTEVPTTTEAPTTTEAPTTTEAPTTTEAPTTTEAPTTTETPTTTEALTTTEAPTTTEAPTTTEAPTTTEAPTTTEIPTTTEAPTTTEAPTTTEAQTTTETPTTIEAPTTTEAPTTTEAPTTTEAPTTTEAPTTTEAPTTTEAATTTAAPTTTEALTTTAAPITTEAPTTTEAPTTTEAPTTTEAPTTTEAPTTTEAPTTTEAPNTTEIPTTTEAPTTTEAPTTTEAPTTTEAPTTTEAPTTTEAPTTTEAPTTTESLTTTEAPTTTEAPTTTEAPTTTEAPTTTEAPTTTEVPTTTEAPKTTEAPTTTEAPTTTEAPTTTEAPITTEAPTTTEAPTTTEAPTTTEAQTTTEAPTSTEAPTSTEAPTTTEAPTTTEAPTTTEAPTTTESPTTTEAPTTTEAPTTTEAPTTTEAPTTTEAPTTTESPTTTEAPTTTEAPTTTEAPTTTEAPTTTEAPTSPEAPTTTESPTTTEAPTTTEAPTTTEAPTTTEAPATTEAPTTTEAPTTSESPTTTEAQTTTEAPTSTEAPTTTEAPTTTETPTTTEAPTTTEAPSTTEAPTTTEAKTTTEAPTSTEAPTTPTTTEAHTTTEAPTTTKVPTTTEAPTTTEAPTTTEAPTTTEAPTTTEAPTTTETPTTTEAPTTTEAPTTTEAPTTTEAPTTTETPTTTEALTTTEAPTTTEAQTTTETPTTTEAPTTTEAPTTTEAPTTTEAPTTTEAPTTTEAPSTTDAGTTTEAPTTTEAPTTTVAPTTTEAPTTTEAPTTTEAPTTTEVPTTTGAPITTEAPTTTEAPTTTEAPTTTEAPTTTEAQTTTEGAPNT, encoded by the exons CATCAACATCAACTCAAACAACCATTATCTCATCGACCACAACCCCAACTGAAGCCCAAACAACAACATTTTCTCTTACAACTACTGAAGCTGTTACAACCAATGTAGCTGCAaataccactgaggccccaacaaccactgcagctccttctaccactgaggctccttctaccactgaggctccaacaaccactaaAGCTGCTACAACTACTAAAGTTCCTACTACAtttgaggctccaacaaccactgaggctgtCACAACTACTGCAGCTctaactaccactgaggccccaacaaccactgaggctcctactactactgaggctccaacaaccactgaa gctcctagtaccactgaggctcctactaccactgaggctcttactaccactgaggctccaacaaccactgagactCCTACTAACACTGTGGCCCCAACAACATccgaggctcctactaccactgaggctcctactaccactgaggctcctactaccactgag gccccaacaacaaccgaggctcctactaccactgatgctcctactaccactaagaccccaacaaccactgcagCTCCAACTACCACTGACTCTCCAACAACCTCTGAGGCTCCTACTAcaactgaggccccaacaaccactgaggctcctactaccactgattcCCTAACAACctctgaggctcctactaccactggggccccaacaaccactgaagctcctactaccactgatgccccaacaaccactgaagcttcTACTACCacagaggctcctactaccactgaggccccaaaaaccactgaagctcctactaccactgaggccccaacaaccactgaggttcctactaccactgagtcTCCAACAACCacagaggctcctactaccactgaggttcctacaaccactgaggccccaacaaccactgaggctcctactaccactgaggcacCAACAACctctgaggctcctactaccactgacgccccaacaaccactgaggctcctactaccactgaggccccaacaaccactgaggcccctacTACCACTGAGTCCCCAACAACCacagaggctcctactaccactgaggccccaacaaccactgaggctcctactaccactgagtcCCCAACAACCacagaggctcctactaccaccgaggccccaacaaccactgaggctcctactaccactgagtcCCCAACAACCACAGAggttcctactaccactgagtcCCCAACAACCACAGAGGTTCCTACAACCattgaggccccaacaaccactgaggctccaacaaccactgaagctcctactaccactgag gctccaacaaccactgaagctcctactaccactgaggccccaacaaccactgaggctcctactaccacagaAGCccaaacaaccactgaggctcctacttccactgaggccccaacaa ctcctactactactgaggcccctactaccactgaggctcctactaccactaagGTCCcgacaaccactgaggctccaactaccactgaggctcctactaccactgaggccccaacaaccactgaggctccaacaaccactgaggccccaacaaccactgagactCCAACTACcactgaagccccaacaaccactgaagctcctactactactgaggcccctactaccactgag gccccaacaaccactgagattcctactaccactgaggccccaacaaccactgaggctcctactaccacagaAGCCCAAACAACCACTGAGACTCCAACTACcactgaagccccaacaaccactgaggctcctactaccactgaggccccgacaaccactgag gccccaacaaccactgaggctcctactactactgaggccccaacaaccactgaagctgccACAACTACTGCAGCTCCCAATACCACTGAGGCCCTAACAACCACTGCAGCTCCAagaaccactgaggctcctactaccacggaggccccaacaaccactgaggctccaactaccactgag gctcctactaccactgaggccccaacaaccactgaggctcctactaccactgaggccccaacaaccactgagtcCCTAACAACTacagaggctcctactaccactgaggctcctactaccactgaagccccaacaaccacagag gccccaacaaccactgaagctcctactaccactgaggccccaacaaccactgaggctcctactaccacagaAGCccaaacaaccactgaggctcctacttccactgaggccccaacaa ctcctactactactgaggcccctactaccactgaggctcctactaccactaagGTCCcgacaaccactgaggctccaactaccactgaggctcctactaccactgaggccccaacaaccactgag GTCCcgacaaccactgaggctccaactaccactgaggctcctactaccactgaggccccaacaaccactgaggctccaacaaccactgaggccccaacaaccactgagactCCAACTACCACTGAAGCcctaacaaccactgaagctcctactactactgaggcccctactaccactgaggctcctactaccactgag gccccaacaaccactgagattcctactaccactgaggccccaacaaccactgaggctcctactaccacagaAGCCCAAACAACCACTGAGACTCCAACTACCATtgaagccccaacaaccactgaggctcctactaccactgaggccccgacaaccactgag gccccaacaaccactgaggctcctactactactgaggccccaacaaccactgaagctgccACAACTACTGCAGCTCCCactaccactgaggccctaaCAACCACTGCAGCTCCAataaccactgaggctcctactaccacggaggccccaacaaccactgaggctccaactaccactgaggccccaactaccactgaggccccaacaaccacagaagctcctactaccactgaggccccaaacACCACTGAGATTcctacaaccactgaggccccaacaaccactgaggctcctactaccactgaggctccaacaaccactgaggctcctactaccactgaggccccaacaaccactgaggctcctactaccactgaggccccaacaaccactgagtcCCTAACAACTacagaggctcctactaccactgaggctcctactaccactgaagccccaacaaccacagaggctcctactaccactgaggccccaacaaccactgaggttcctacaaccactgaggccccaaaaACCAccgaggccccaacaaccactgaggccccaacaaccactgaggctcctactaccactgag gccccaataaccactgaagctcctactaccactgaggccccaacaaccactgaggctcctactaccacagaAGCccaaacaaccactgaggctcctacttccactgaggccccaacaagcactgaagctcctactaccactgaggctcctactaccactgaggccccaacaaccactgaggctcctactaccactgagtcCCCAACAACCacagaggctcctactaccactgaggccccaacaaccactgaggctcctactaccactgaggccccaacaaccactgaggctcctactaccactgagtcCCCAACAACCacagaggctcctactaccactgaggccccaacaaccactgag gctcctactaccactgaggccccaacaaccactgaggctcctactagccctgaggccccaacaaccactgagtcCCCAACAACTacagaggctcctactaccactgaggccccaacaaccactgaggctcctactaccactgag gccccagcaaccactgaggctcctactacaactgaggctccaacaacctcTGAGTCTCCTACTACCACAGAAGCccaaacaaccactgaggctcctacttccactgaggccccaacaaccactgaggctcctactaccactgag actccaacaaccactgaggctccaacaaccactgaagctcctagtaccactgaggctcctactaccacagaAGCCaaaacaaccactgaggctcctacttccactgaggccccaacaa ctcctactactactgaggcccatactaccactgaggctcctactaccactaagGTCCcgacaaccactgaggctccaactaccactgaggctcctactaccactgaggcccctacaaccactgaggctccaacaaccactgaggccccaacaacaacTGAGACTCCAACTACcactgaagccccaacaaccactgaagctcctactactactgaggcccctactaccactgag gccccaacaaccactgagactcctactaccactgaagccctaacaaccactgaggctcctactaccacagaAGCCCAAACAACCACTGAGACTCCAACAACCAccgaggccccaacaaccactgaggctcctactaccactgaggccccgacaaccactgag gccccaacaaccactgaggctccaacaaccactgaggctccttcTACCACTGATGCCggaacaaccactgaggctcctactaccactgaggccccaacaaccactgtggctcctactaccactgaagccccaacaaccactgaggccccaacaaccacagaggctcctactaccactgaagtCCCAACAACTACTGGAGCCCCAATAACCACTGAggcaccaacaaccactgaggctcctactaccacggaggccccaacaaccactgaggctcctactaccactgaggcccaaACAACTACTGAAGGTGCTCCAAATACTTAa